The genomic interval CGAACACGGCAACGATCTTGTAGAATCAGACGATATTACGCCATTTAAAGAGAAAGCCGAAGCCGTCATTTTTAAAGATATTCAAGCCACACTGCAGCGAATGAATATCGCGATGGACTCCTTTTTTAACGAGCAACAGGTGTACGACAACGGGTCCATAGACGAAACGGTAAAAAAGCTGCGTGACAAAAACCTAGCTTACGACAAAGACGGAGCTACATGGTTTCGTACAACCGAATTTGGCAAAGATCAGGATACCGTACTCATCAAAAGCAGCGGTGAGCCCACTTACCGCCTGCCCGATATTGCCTATCACGCCAATAAACTCGATCGCGGCTATGACCAGTGCATCGACGTCTTTGGCGCCGATCATATTGATACTTACCCCGATGTGCTCTCGGGTATTGAGGCACTGGGCTATGACAAATCTAAGGTGGATGTGGTCGTCTATCAGTTTGTGACGCTCGTCAAAAATGGAGAGCCCTTTAAAATGAGCACCCGCAAGGCCAACTTTGTAACGCTCGACGATCTGATGGATGAGGTGGGCGCCGACGTTACGCGCTTTTTCTTTGAGATGCGCGATCCCAATACGCATCTCGAATTCGACATTACGCAAGCCAAAGAAGCCGGCGACAAAAATCCCGTATTCTATCTGCAGTACGCGCATGCCCGTATCCATAGTATTCTGGGCAAAGTAGATCAAGAGTATAACTTTGATAGCAACCCTAATTTAGGGCTGCTTACTCACGAATCCGAAACAAAGCTGATTAAAAGCATGATTCGCTTCCCGGAGATCATCCAAAGTGCTGCGGAATATCGTGAACCGCACCGGCTGGTTAATTATCTTGATGACCTGGCGTCGGCATTCACTTCTTTTTATCACGATTGCCGCATTTTGGGTGAAGAAGAGGAGCTTGTACAGGCACGGACACTACTGGCTAAAGCAACAGCCCAAGTACTGGCAAATGGGTTGAGTATTCTGGGTATTTCCGCTCCTGATCAAATGTAATCAGCCTGTAATTCTAAGTTGGCTAACAATATTATTTAACAAATTTTATATTTTATTCCATTTATCATCCAATTGACGTGTAATCGTATATCAGTTCACCAGTTGTGGTATTTTCTTATAATTCAGGAGTAAATAAATTAATCCTGAAAATGGGACAAAGAAGAAAAATAACGCCAAGAAAATTTTAATAAATACCCCATAACGTTCTTCTTGTATTACTAAAAAAACCGCAAAAACCATGGTGAAGAAGTACATTATAGCCAAAAGCAATACTAAGGGAGAAGAGATTGACATCATTTTAAAGTTTAATCACCCAGAGATTTAAATTCCCAAATACTCAGAACATTTTGTGCCTTGTAACCTGATAATTTTTTATTCAAAATAAAAATTTTATTCCCCAAAGAGGCTCTTAAATGACTTGAGACAAAATCCGTGTTTTTAAAATGAATTGTATCGATTTGATTGAAAGATTCATCCAGCACCGCAAAATTTGTGACCCTATCTTCAAACCGACCAGCCCCTTTACTCAATTCTCCTGTTTGTACTTCTACAACACAGAAGTCTTTTAAGGCATATACTTCCATTGTCCTGCTGTTTTGCGAAAGGTAATCAAACAACTTTTTTTGTCAGTATTTACTATTTGGCGGGCAGAACCCTGAACCTTATCAACAGAAAAATCAGGAATGGTTACCGAATATGTATCTTGTGAAAAATCCCCCAAATTGATCTTGTGTAGATTAGGATCATCAGCTCTTGCATAAAATAATTCACCATTCTGAATATCTAATGCCCCACTTCCTTTAAGTACCATTAATAAAATGTGCTCATTAGTCTTGGCACCAATTTCTTTAATTTTCTTTTGATTTTTCAGATCATATACTGTGATAATAGAATCATGACCACCTCCGGTATTATATGTTATAACATAATTCTGGTACTTTCTAATATCAGCAACTGCAGTACTAAAATCTGATAACTGCAAAAGATGTTTGCCCGATTTTGTAATTGCTGTAAAACGTAACTGCTTTGAATCCCAGAGGTATAATGTATCATCTCTGTTTGAAATTAACGACGGATTTAGATATTCAAAAGGCCCTCGTCCTCTTTTCCCAATAATCTGTTCTTGAATCCCTTTTGTATTGTATTTTATTATTGTTGCGTTTTGCTTGTCAACAACAAAAATATCCCCATCCGAACCTACAGTAAAATCGTTCACCTTACCTAATAATTGTAAGTTTTCCTGCAAAGGAATGGTCTTCTTTAAATGTAAAGCCACCTTATTTTGCTCACCCTTATATTGATGAGATTGAGCCACTACTAAGGAATTGCAAAACAGATACAAAAGAATAATTAATAATAATTTTCTCATCTTTGAATAAGTTTATCACTGCCGGTGTTACAAATACACTGGCAGTGATGAAAATTAAATTAATAGCCAATCTCGTTATCCCTCTTCAAATCCGGGATCACCTTCACCTATGTCCCCGCCATCTCCATCGTCTCCACAGTTATCTTGACACTTAAACTCTCCTCCTGTTTCGCAGGTAATAGTTGGTCCCATAAATCCCCATTCTACCGTAACATTCCAATAAGGACAACAAACATTGGCTAAACCCCCTGTGCTACAGTCTCCCAAAAATATTTTAGAAATATCTTCAAAAGATTCAAAATTTTTCACACTCATACTGACCACTTTATCACCATATTTTTTGTAGTCATTCGAGTATTTTATGGGGTTCTCTTCATTTCGATCTCCAGCCTGTATTCCATTTATAGAAAAAAGACCGAATACAAGAAGTGTTAATAGTGCTCTCTTTAATAAAGGTTCCATTTTGACCTCTCATTTTAGTTAAAATTGAAATAATAAACTGATGAATACTATTCAATTGTTTTTCAACTATATTTTTAAAAATAAAGAAAAGCAAGAATGAAGATACAAGACGAGCATTATTGCAATTTCGGCACCGGAAAAAATGTGATTTCCAAGACACAAGATTCAGCGTACACCCCGAAAAAATCCTGCATACTGGAACTTTTAGGCGGGAATTAGCTTCGTAAAACACACTATGCCTTTTGAGAACTGGTCAGCTACGGTAAATCCGGCTCGCTCAAACAGCTGGTTGCTCTCCTTGATCGTCCAGAATTTGATTCCGCCAAACTCGGCCGAATCCTGCAGCAACCGGACATACCAAGCATCCGCTTTTACGAGATGCATCATAAAAAAAGTCCCGTCCTTTTTGACCACGCGCCGTGCTTCGTACAACACTTTCAGCGGATCAGTAAGCTCATTAAGCGTACCGCCCATCATCAGTCCATCGAAAGTAGCCCCAAAAAATGGAAGATGGCGCGCATCTGCCCGCAGTAAATAATGGTCGGCGCCCTCCGCTTCCGACTTGAGCCGTGCCTCATCCAGCATCTGCCGAGAGAAATCAAGTGATACAACCTTGCATTCTGGTTCCGACTTTTTTAACAGTCGGCCGTAAAGTGCCGTAGAACAACCAATATCCAGATACAGCTTATCAGGCTGTGGATTCAACCAGTCAATCAACAGTTCGCGTTCTTTATCGATGGGGAATTCTTCACCGGTAAGAATAGAAAGCGATCGTTTACGCCAAATATCTTCATAGAGCGCGGCTGTCACTTTCCAGTGATTGGAACTTTGCGCCCACGACATTGGCACCTGGTCATTACCCAAAAGATCAATAATATTGTTGGTGATATCATACTCATCACCTTCTTTCGAGCAGATATTACCGTTAATTTTTTTCTGAAGCTTCGATGTTTCTTCGGGGACTAATAGCGAAGCACGTTCAAATTGAGGGGACCGTAATTTCAATGCCATAAGAGTACCTGATTAACCAATCCGGTAAGGGTTATAGAAATAGGAGGCTTTAGCAAACAACATTTCGTCCCAAATCATGTACTGGGACTGTCTCAAGACCTTAAGTAAAACACATTAGTTCATATAAGATTCTGAAACGAGCTCAGAATGAAATAATCTTCTAGTTTTGCAAAACCTGCAAATAGTATTCACACCAAGATTATACGTAGAATTTGTTGAGGTGTTTCGTATTCAGGATTCGGCCTGCTTCTGCAGAATTAATGAGATTTGTGCTCCTTTTTGGATTCCAAGCATCTGTTGGGCATCTCCCTTATTAATACCTACCTCTAGCATACCCGAACTACCGATGTAAGCCACAGGCTCACCATCGGCTACATCACCAAAAGTGTCCGCAATATTATCCAGGATGGTATTGCCTATATAAATACGCACCTTCCTATCACCTATCACATCCTCAACATGATCGGCGGTAATATTTGTCACCAGGTTTCCAAACTTGTCGATATGCATAACCATACCTTCAATACCGTTTTTATCAGTAATAGGTACCGTCCACCGGTAGGTTTTTAAATCCTCAGCAGATTCACCTAGCTCTTCCAAGTTCACACCTTGGCTAAGATGGGCGGCAACGGGAGCAAAAATATCTCGTCCATGAAAAGTATTTGAAGGATTATCTCTCCAATATTCTGCATTTGTTAACCGAACCGCCTCGTAGGGATGCTCTTCAATTAGAAGTGAAAAAATACCATTATCGGGACCTACAAAATATTGATCAGCAATTTTGATCGCTATGGGATCGCGGTCAGTTCCCACTCCCGGATCAACTACCACAGCATGCACCGTTCCCTTGGGGAAAAGCATTGCAGAATTTTTAAGGATCCAGGAACCAGCCATAATATCCTGCGAAGGAATATCGTGTGATATATCGACCATGCGTACATCAGGAGCAATATCCAACATAACCCCCTTCATGGCACTCACATAGTAATCCTGCAGACCAAAGTCGGTCGTAAGGGTAATCACATTACGCATAGGTATTAAGCATCACTGGCATCACAAGCATAAGAATTTGCTCATCCTCTTCCTCTTCAGAAGGTTTTACAATACCGGCCCTGTTGGGAGTAGAAAATTCAAAATAGACCTCTTCACCATCAACATTGCTAAGTACATCTGCCAAATATTTAGCATTGAACCCAATTTCCATCTCATCATCATCATACTCACAAGCAATAGTCTCTTTGGCCTCGCTGCTCATATCGATGTCCTCGGCACGGATGGTCAAATTATCCGAATTCATCTGTAAACGAATTTGCCGTGTAGTAGAACTTGAAAATATGGCTACACGCTTCACCGTTGCCAGCATTTGATCTTTCGTAATGAACAGTTCTTTTTGATTGTCTTTAGGGATAACCGACTCATAATTGGGATACTGTTCGTTAATTAACCGGGTGATGACAATCGTATTTCCACTCTTAAAGCGCACATGGTCGTCAGTGATGGTCATCTTACACTCCTCATCATGCAATGCTTTTTGAACCAGGTTTAACGCCTTTTCCGGAACAATAAAATCAATTTCCTCATCACTTGTTAAATCTTCTTTGATATATTTAACAAGGCGATGACCATCAGTGGCTACAAATTTGCTCTCTTCGGGACCAATATCAAAATAAACGCCCATCATAGCAGGACGCAAGTCATCATTGGAAACGGCAAAGAGCGTTTTGTCAATAGCTTTCAGGATATTGTCTTTGCCCGCATCCAACGTATGGCCCTCATCAAGATCAGGTATTTCGGGAAACTCATCGGGATCTTCGCCCACTAACTTATATGTACCTTTGTCAGTCCGAAACTTAATATTAAATTTTTCATCTACTTCAAAAGCCACCGGAATGTCGGGAAGCTGACGAAGTGTCTCTGTCAGCCGGCGTGCAGGAATAGCAACCGCACCACCTTCGTCAATATCTGCATCAACAGATTCTACAATTGAAATTTCCAGATCGGTAGCAGTAAGGCGTAACTGCTCTCCCTCACTTTCAAATAAAATAGTTTCGAGAATAGGAAGAGTTGCTTTGTTGGGAACAGCTCCCGAAACTGCAGACAGAGCGTCTACTAATTCATCACTTGAGATATTAAATTTCATAAGTAATACTATTTTAGGCTAAGCGTTCATCGCAGGTCAAATATAACCTCATTTTATAATACCTTATACTAATAAATCTCCACTCTCTTAGCAACCAAATTACACGGTGTATTTTGGATCAAATAGACCGTATAACTCATCCTTTGACCACTGCTTATCATTACAAAAAAACAACGCCTCATATCCCTAATTCTATTATTCAAAAAGAGAACTATTGCTTATCTTTTTGCTTCGTAATATTCAATAATTCCTGACTCTCTGATCTTTTGCAAATACTCTTGCTCGGTCCTACAGCAGTGGGCAAAACGGCACTTTCAACCAGTTTAGCCCGGCAGCTCAATGCCGAAATTATATCCGTCGATTCCAGACAGTGTTATAAGTATATGGACATTGGTACAGCCACCCCCACCGAAGAAGAGCAGAACGGCATTCCACATTATAACCTCTCCATTATCGACCCGGACCAGAAAGACAATGTCGCAAACTTTCACAAGCGCGCTATGCAGTGGAAAAACGAAATTCAATCCCGTGATAACAATGTTCTTTTTGTAGGCGGCAGCACCCTGCATACCCAATGCGTTATACAGCCGCTGGATGACGTACCCAGTGCAAATGAACAAAATATTGCCGATCTCGAAGCCCGCATAGAGAAAGAGGGGATAGACCCCCTGTATCAAAAACTCAGGGAAGTAGATCCAGAGTATGCCCACAACATGGACGGCAAAAACACCCAGCGCATCGTTCGTGCACTCGATGTGTGGATGCAAACCGGCCGTGCTTTTAGTTCTTTTCATTCTGATGACGATACTCTTACCGTTCCTAATGATATGATTGTCTTTGGCCTGCAGCGCGAGCGGCAACAGTTATATGACCGCATTAACCGCCGCGTGGACAATATGTTTGCACAAGGATTTTTGGATGAGGTGCGTGCCATCCTCGAGAAGGGCTACTCGCTGGATGATCCGGGACTTAACACCGTAGGATATAAGCAGGCTATCGCATTTTTAAACAACGAAATGAGCCGCGAACAGATGATCAGTAATATGAAAACCAAGACTCGGCGCTATGCCAAGCAGCAGCTTTCCTGGTTCCGGCGTTGGGAGTTTATCAACTGGATTAACTTAGAAAAATATAATCAAGATCAGGCTCAAGATTTTATCCTTCAACAATTAGCAGCTAAGGCAAATAACAATTAACTTTACCCTCAACAAAAGACAGCATAATTTTACGCTAATGTATAAAGCCACTGTAAACGTCACACTTCGTAAGTCTATTTTAGATCCCAAAGGCAAAGCTGCACAGCATGCCCTCACTGATCTCGGCTTAACAAATATCGATAACGTACGGATCGGCAAACTAATAGAGTTGGATATTGATGCCGACGATAAAGATGAGGCATTCGATATTGCCGAAACGGCATGCTCGAAGCTGCTAGCCAACGAAGTGATGGAAGATTTTGAAATTGAGATCCACGAAAATTAATTCTCTCTCGGTATGTATCATTCGCTTTTTAGCATTTGGGGATCTGATCCCGATGTCGAAAAAGAAGAAGACAAACCCGGGGTAGGGGTTGAGGTTCTGCAAAAAGAACAGGAGGACGAAGAAGAGAAGACCCCGTGGAGAGTTATTTTATATGATGACGATATCCATACCTTTGATGAGGTTATCGGACAACTCAAAAAAGCACTAAAATGTAATCAAGCACGCGCCGAAAAATTAACCCGGAAGGTACATAACGAGGGCAAAGCCGAAGTCTTTAAAGGAAACTTTGAAGAATGTTTTAAAGTGAACGGCGTACTTAAGGAAATACAACTTATCACCGAAATAAAAGGATAAATCTGTGTCTGCTAAATTAGGAGTAATCGTTTTTCCCGGTTCTAACTGCGACCATGATGCGTATCATGCACTCGCTCATATCATGAATGCCGAAACCACTTTTCTCTGGCATAAAGATACCGATCTTTCTGATATCGACTTTTTACTTATTCCCGGCGGTTTTTCATACGGTGATTATCTTCGATCCGGTGCCATTGCACGCTTTTCCCCCATTATGCAATCGGTTATACAATTTGCCAACCAAGGCCGACCGGTACTGGGAATTTGTAATGGGTTTCAAATTCTGCTTGAAGCGGGGCTGTTGCCCGGTGCAATGCTTCATAATGAACAGCTGCGCTTTGTCTGTAAGCACACGCACATTCGATGCGAAACATCCGACACGCTTTTTACCCGCAATATTGTCCCTGGCAGTGTGCTGCAAGTTCCCGTAGCCCACGGCGAAGGTAATTACACTACAGATCAAGATCAGCTGAAGCAATTGCAGGATAACGACCAGATTGTATTTCGATACTGCAACGAGGGAGGAGAAACTACTGACGAAGCCAACTTCAACGGCTCAATCGATAACATTGCCGGTATTTGTAATACCAATCGTAATATTTTGGGAATGATGCCACATCCTGAACGTGCTGTTGAAAAGTTGCTGGGTTCTGATGACGGAAAACAAATTTTCGAATCTGTGCTTGAGGAATTAGCTGTCGCATAATTATAATTCATTCCCACCAATATGGCAGAGGCATCAAAAAACAAAACGCTATATAGTAAGGGCCTCACCAAAAGCTACAAAAAGCGTACCGTTGTTTCTGATGTTTCTATTGATGTTACGCAGGGCGAAATTGTAGGACTGCTCGGCCCGAACGGAGCGGGTAAAACCACAACTTTTTATATGTTTGTAGGTTTAGTTACACCCGACAGCGGCCAAATTTTTCTTGATGATCAAAACCTTACCGGTTTGCCCATGTATAAACGCGCACGGATGGGCGTTGGCTATTTGTCGCAAGAAGCCAGTGTATTCCGTAATTTGACCGTACGCCAAAACCTGGAATCTATTTTACAGTTTTTTGATCTGTCTAGCCAAGATATTAATGAGCGCGTAGATCAGCTTATTGAAGAGTTCGGGCTGGAACGGGTAGTCGACAGTAAGGGACACAGCCTTTCGGGCGGAGAGCGCCGTAGAACCGAAATTGCTCGTGCGCTTGTCACTGATCCTGACTTTATTCTGCTGGATGAACCATTTGCCGGCGTTGATCCTATTGCTGTTGAGGATATACAAGATATTGTAGCCCAACTTAAATATCGTAACATTGGTATTTTTATTACCGATCATAACGTCCACGAAACACTGGCTATTACTGATCGGGCCTATCTGCTGTTTGAGGGAAAAATTCTTAAAGAAGGATCTGCTGATCAGCTGGCCGAAGATAAAGAAGCGCGACGGCTGTATCTGGGTAACCAGTTTCGCCTGGACCGATACAGCGGACCGCCAAAAGAGGAAGAATAATTTCTCGTTTTTATATGAAATACGTTTCTAAAATAGATTTTCATTATAAATTGGATATAGGATTCGTCTCTAAAAATTTTATTCGATAAACTATGGAAGAAATTACTGTACAAGAGTTTAAAGAAAAGTTAGAAGATAACGACTCCAATGTACTACTACTGGATGTACGGGAACCGTTTGAGCAATATCAGTCTAAAATTGAGTATGACAACTCAACTTTAATACCGGTTGACCAGCTGCCAAACAGGCTCGATGAAATTGAATCACATAAAGACCAAGAAATAGTTTGTATGTGCCGCAGCGGTAGCCGTAGTGCCCAAGCTTGTGAGTTATTAGAAAAGAAAGGATTCGAAAACGTAATGAACCTGAAAGGCGGCATTAACCAATGGGCCAAAGATATTGATAACAGTCTGCCGGTATACTAGTATTCAGTATCAAATTACCTACATTTCATAACTCAATACTCAAATACTAAATAAGATCAGACCATAGCCGCAATCTGGTTCAGTAGTTCTTCGTTGCTGTCGGTATTTTTAAGCACTTTCAACAGGCTTTCCATTGATTCTTTGGGCGACTTTTTGAGCAGATAGCGCCGAACCATATTACGTTCCTCAACAGAATCTCCAATAAACTTATCCTCATTACGCGTTCCTGATGCGCTAATATTAATAGCCGGAAAAATACGATCATTGGCTAGTTCCCGATCTAGCACTAACTCCATGTTACCGGTACCCTTAAACTCTTCAAAAATAAGATCATCCATCTTAGAGTTCGTCTCAATGAGGCAGGTCGCAACAATAGTCAGCGATCCGCCACCTTCAATTTTGCGGGCAGAACCAAAAATCTTTTTAGGGATTTCGAGCGCGCGAATGTCAAGACCACCCGAAAGAGTACGTCCACTGCTTTCCTGAATATTGTTGTAAGCTCGTCCCAGTCGAGTAAGAGAATCCACAAGCAGTACAGCATCGTCGCCCATTTCGGCCTTGCGCTTCATATGACCAAGAGCTAATTCCGTGATGCGAACATGGCTTTCCGTGGGTTTATCATTCGATGAGGCAAATACATCCGCATCCGTTGACCGCAAAAAGTCAGTCACTTCTTCCGGACGCTCATCCACCAGCAGCACTCCGGTAGAAATATCCTCATGATTAGCAGTAAGAGATT from Fodinibius salinus carries:
- the argS gene encoding arginine--tRNA ligase, which codes for MKEYLREIIRESLQQFNIDDEEIPEIQIEKPNQPEHGDAAANIAMNLASVLKDNPRNIAEQIVEGLEYNSQKIDAVEIAGPGFINFRYAENYLFDELWQIINQGAEFGKSDLQKEKHILVEFVSANPTGPLTVGHGRNAVLGDTIANLLEWTGAKVDREYYFNNAGRQMRMLGQSVRARYLQELGKDAEFPEEGYKGEYIRDIAQTLIDEHGNDLVESDDITPFKEKAEAVIFKDIQATLQRMNIAMDSFFNEQQVYDNGSIDETVKKLRDKNLAYDKDGATWFRTTEFGKDQDTVLIKSSGEPTYRLPDIAYHANKLDRGYDQCIDVFGADHIDTYPDVLSGIEALGYDKSKVDVVVYQFVTLVKNGEPFKMSTRKANFVTLDDLMDEVGADVTRFFFEMRDPNTHLEFDITQAKEAGDKNPVFYLQYAHARIHSILGKVDQEYNFDSNPNLGLLTHESETKLIKSMIRFPEIIQSAAEYREPHRLVNYLDDLASAFTSFYHDCRILGEEEELVQARTLLAKATAQVLANGLSILGISAPDQM
- a CDS encoding 6-bladed beta-propeller; this encodes MRKLLLIILLYLFCNSLVVAQSHQYKGEQNKVALHLKKTIPLQENLQLLGKVNDFTVGSDGDIFVVDKQNATIIKYNTKGIQEQIIGKRGRGPFEYLNPSLISNRDDTLYLWDSKQLRFTAITKSGKHLLQLSDFSTAVADIRKYQNYVITYNTGGGHDSIITVYDLKNQKKIKEIGAKTNEHILLMVLKGSGALDIQNGELFYARADDPNLHKINLGDFSQDTYSVTIPDFSVDKVQGSARQIVNTDKKSCLITFRKTAGQWKYMP
- a CDS encoding class I SAM-dependent methyltransferase, which encodes MALKLRSPQFERASLLVPEETSKLQKKINGNICSKEGDEYDITNNIIDLLGNDQVPMSWAQSSNHWKVTAALYEDIWRKRSLSILTGEEFPIDKERELLIDWLNPQPDKLYLDIGCSTALYGRLLKKSEPECKVVSLDFSRQMLDEARLKSEAEGADHYLLRADARHLPFFGATFDGLMMGGTLNELTDPLKVLYEARRVVKKDGTFFMMHLVKADAWYVRLLQDSAEFGGIKFWTIKESNQLFERAGFTVADQFSKGIVCFTKLIPA
- a CDS encoding SAM hydrolase/SAM-dependent halogenase family protein → MRNVITLTTDFGLQDYYVSAMKGVMLDIAPDVRMVDISHDIPSQDIMAGSWILKNSAMLFPKGTVHAVVVDPGVGTDRDPIAIKIADQYFVGPDNGIFSLLIEEHPYEAVRLTNAEYWRDNPSNTFHGRDIFAPVAAHLSQGVNLEELGESAEDLKTYRWTVPITDKNGIEGMVMHIDKFGNLVTNITADHVEDVIGDRKVRIYIGNTILDNIADTFGDVADGEPVAYIGSSGMLEVGINKGDAQQMLGIQKGAQISLILQKQAES
- the dnaN gene encoding DNA polymerase III subunit beta, with translation MKFNISSDELVDALSAVSGAVPNKATLPILETILFESEGEQLRLTATDLEISIVESVDADIDEGGAVAIPARRLTETLRQLPDIPVAFEVDEKFNIKFRTDKGTYKLVGEDPDEFPEIPDLDEGHTLDAGKDNILKAIDKTLFAVSNDDLRPAMMGVYFDIGPEESKFVATDGHRLVKYIKEDLTSDEEIDFIVPEKALNLVQKALHDEECKMTITDDHVRFKSGNTIVITRLINEQYPNYESVIPKDNQKELFITKDQMLATVKRVAIFSSSTTRQIRLQMNSDNLTIRAEDIDMSSEAKETIACEYDDDEMEIGFNAKYLADVLSNVDGEEVYFEFSTPNRAGIVKPSEEEEDEQILMLVMPVMLNTYA
- the miaA gene encoding tRNA (adenosine(37)-N6)-dimethylallyltransferase MiaA → MQILLLGPTAVGKTALSTSLARQLNAEIISVDSRQCYKYMDIGTATPTEEEQNGIPHYNLSIIDPDQKDNVANFHKRAMQWKNEIQSRDNNVLFVGGSTLHTQCVIQPLDDVPSANEQNIADLEARIEKEGIDPLYQKLREVDPEYAHNMDGKNTQRIVRALDVWMQTGRAFSSFHSDDDTLTVPNDMIVFGLQRERQQLYDRINRRVDNMFAQGFLDEVRAILEKGYSLDDPGLNTVGYKQAIAFLNNEMSREQMISNMKTKTRRYAKQQLSWFRRWEFINWINLEKYNQDQAQDFILQQLAAKANNN
- the purS gene encoding phosphoribosylformylglycinamidine synthase subunit PurS, translating into MYKATVNVTLRKSILDPKGKAAQHALTDLGLTNIDNVRIGKLIELDIDADDKDEAFDIAETACSKLLANEVMEDFEIEIHEN
- a CDS encoding ATP-dependent Clp protease adaptor ClpS, producing MYHSLFSIWGSDPDVEKEEDKPGVGVEVLQKEQEDEEEKTPWRVILYDDDIHTFDEVIGQLKKALKCNQARAEKLTRKVHNEGKAEVFKGNFEECFKVNGVLKEIQLITEIKG
- the purQ gene encoding phosphoribosylformylglycinamidine synthase subunit PurQ; the protein is MSAKLGVIVFPGSNCDHDAYHALAHIMNAETTFLWHKDTDLSDIDFLLIPGGFSYGDYLRSGAIARFSPIMQSVIQFANQGRPVLGICNGFQILLEAGLLPGAMLHNEQLRFVCKHTHIRCETSDTLFTRNIVPGSVLQVPVAHGEGNYTTDQDQLKQLQDNDQIVFRYCNEGGETTDEANFNGSIDNIAGICNTNRNILGMMPHPERAVEKLLGSDDGKQIFESVLEELAVA
- the lptB gene encoding LPS export ABC transporter ATP-binding protein — its product is MAEASKNKTLYSKGLTKSYKKRTVVSDVSIDVTQGEIVGLLGPNGAGKTTTFYMFVGLVTPDSGQIFLDDQNLTGLPMYKRARMGVGYLSQEASVFRNLTVRQNLESILQFFDLSSQDINERVDQLIEEFGLERVVDSKGHSLSGGERRRTEIARALVTDPDFILLDEPFAGVDPIAVEDIQDIVAQLKYRNIGIFITDHNVHETLAITDRAYLLFEGKILKEGSADQLAEDKEARRLYLGNQFRLDRYSGPPKEEE
- a CDS encoding rhodanese-like domain-containing protein; its protein translation is MEEITVQEFKEKLEDNDSNVLLLDVREPFEQYQSKIEYDNSTLIPVDQLPNRLDEIESHKDQEIVCMCRSGSRSAQACELLEKKGFENVMNLKGGINQWAKDIDNSLPVY
- the rho gene encoding transcription termination factor Rho; translation: MGRSRNNNRGHNNNVFVPRFNENHDLEVAGSYKGVVEINAKGYGFAREKDYEFSYEPSDPFLKPDEVEKHNLRPGLEIEGEYEEDGNGHRHIYSIEKINGRDPMDWQRSTRFELQTPIMPIEHIKLGIDSDNIEMRVMDLVAPVGKGQRALIVAPPRTGKTVLLKKIAESLTANHEDISTGVLLVDERPEEVTDFLRSTDADVFASSNDKPTESHVRITELALGHMKRKAEMGDDAVLLVDSLTRLGRAYNNIQESSGRTLSGGLDIRALEIPKKIFGSARKIEGGGSLTIVATCLIETNSKMDDLIFEEFKGTGNMELVLDRELANDRIFPAINISASGTRNEDKFIGDSVEERNMVRRYLLKKSPKESMESLLKVLKNTDSNEELLNQIAAMV